The Leishmania infantum JPCM5 genome chromosome 28 sequence CGCAAGCAAGCACGCACTGCGCTTCTGGTtgggcgacggcgagaggaggcagagcggagcagaagaaagcgagatgaagtgcgcgcgtgcatctTTCGCTCAACAGCCACAGGCAGGGAAGGGTGCACATGACGAGCGACACATCAATGGAGAAGGCGCACGGCGACTGCCACTGACGCCGGCACATACACGCTCTACAGGGAGACACCTCGCAGGAATACAACGGGCGCTTCCCTTGCACAAGTCCAAATAGAGATGCTGCGTTGACGGCTGTTGCTCCGGGAGAGGGGTTCATGTGGCACCTCTGAGCCTTTACCGTGATACCACGCAAGCCGCTCAGTCGAGCAAGTGAAACCGTGGGGatgggagaggaggggcgacgTACACAGTGGCCGGGCGCGCACCCCtgtcacacacacagaggtaGGATGACGCTTctgctcggcggcagcagaaacGCCGACGATGCtcgaagcagcagcatggGAGACGAGAGCAGCCGGCAGCAGACAAATCTGAGGCGCACCCACACTACGCCATGACAGGTGCTCACCACATCAGGGCGGAGGGCAAAAGGCGTGTCGCGTGCCCCCTGCTGACGCGCTGTGATTACCCGCTGAAAACTTCGGGGTCTATGGTGACGTAGAGCCTGCGTGCCTCCGGGGCGGCCGCATACATGTCCAGCAGAGTCTGCAAGGTTTGCTCCGGTGCGGGTATGAAGGCTTCGGTGCCGTTGCGCACGAAAATGAAGGTGGCGCCGGAGCCACTTGTGGCGGTGCAGTTGCCgatcgctgccgccccctccaATCCTCCACTGGCCACCGGTACCGTCATTGCCTTCGCCTTGACAAGCTTCTTGCGCAGCCTTGCGTGGACCTCGCCGATCGTTGTGTCGGGGTCGAAGCTGCCGTCGGCCACCTTCACACCGAAGCGTGATGTGTTGAAGTTGATTGTAACCTTCTCCTTTGTAGTGTTCATTCGTATAAGTGTGCTGGtccgtgtgtgcatgtgcgtgcgcgcgtgcgtgtatgtgcctgCTGGCTCCAGTCGGCGACAGCAGAACTGCGAGATGCACCCAAATACAtgagggtgggagggagggggtcggACGAAGGGGCACAGGGAGCACAACAGTGATCTTCGTCTCCCACGATATAGGTGACGGCCTTGGCGGGCGTCACCTACGGGAAGGGTGGCAGAGACGTGTATCCTTGTGAGCACATGAGTGAATGTGTGCGCGTTTCGCTTGCTCGCGCATGAGGGGTGCCGCCCGTGTAAACCGACGCAGCGGTGATGCTCAGACGGACAGACGGACGGTGATGGCGTGCGGCAAAGAAGGCGCATGCACAAACGCTCATGCATACACGTGCGCAATGTagcacagctgcaggccgcgtcgtcctccCCAGTCCGTCTCCCGAGTCGTGAGACATCAGCGAGGCGTCTCAGTCGCAAGGAGGCGAGCGCCCAGTGTGTCCGTGTGCACGCCGCACGCGTATCGTGTCTGGTTTCACTCTGTCTCACTGGGTGTTGGGGTGTGCAGAATAAGTGAAAGATATCATCGTCCCTCGGGAATACttacgcacacgcacacatgaaACACATCCACACAGGCAGGAAGACGTGCGCTTAcgaggcgccgtcgtcgccgtccttgCGTTTGCCGTTACTCTTCTtggccggcagcggtgctgagGGTGCCTCATCCATGTCGCCCTCTCGCTGAGGTTCTGCATCAGCCGTTTTGCGCTCCAGAATATTCGGACTGCCGGGCAAGAAGACGGTTTCGTCAAGCtcatcctcgccgtcgtggtCATCGCCCTCGTCTGCGTCCTCGTCGAGGACAACTTCGCTGGACATTGCctcatcggcagcggcaacgacgcccgcttctgccgcttctgccgctgcggccgttTCGGCCGCCTCagtggagagggggagcggTGACATATGCGGTGCCAAAATTTGCAGCGACGACCACCGTGGGCTGTCGGAGAACGGGTTGGAGCACCCCACCAGTGCTGCGTACTCCCCGCCCAAGGCGAACATAATCTGGTCCCAAAGACACTCGCGACGGCGCATGATCTGGTCTGGCGGGAACACTTGCGGAGGGGTGATATCTGCCCCGTAGCGCTTCtcccgcagctgcttcgcctccgcgagctgcgccgccgttgggAAGCGCTCGGCAGCATCGTCGCTCGTGGCGGACAGAGCGTACGCGCGGAAGAAGCTGGGCGACGTCTTCACCGCCATCCAATGCCCAttcgccacctccgcctcgagCTGGCTCGTCGTCCAGCGCATGTTCCCCCAGTAAACGCGCAGCGAGGACCGCGGCTGCCCCTCGACGAGCTCCGCGAGGTATGGGAGAGCCTCGGCTTTGGAGAGGTAGAGCGTAGGCTCACGAGCGCCGTCGTCCAGCACCCCGCCACGGATGAGTGGGCGGCAAAATAGCCCATGCTTTTGGGAGGCTTCAGGCGAGCAGCTTGCCGCAGACGTGGATGCTGCATggctgacgccggcgccgctggtgcttgGTGGGCCCTTCCACTTCAGCCAGCTCATCACCGACGACTCACCCAAGGGCGACTCGCTGCGGTGTGTGATGGTATCACGGGACTCCAgcgtgtgcagcaccgcaaTCTGAGCCGTCGGCGGCATTGTGAAGCCGATCTGGCTGAAGCCGCCATCATATACGTCATGGCCCCAGAAGACCTCCGGGAACATAGAGTTGCCGCGAGACAGCGGGTATGTGAACTGCAGGTCCAGCACAAGGGCGCTCGTCAGAATAGGGGTACACTCCGTGATCAGCATCACGCGCCGGTCCACGTGAGCCGATGAGAGCGGGtgagccagcagcagcgtacCTTCACTAAGGTCAAGACTATGACGGGcttcgcgcagcaccacgcgGGTCGGCACGCCTGGAGCAGCCTGAACGTACCTGGGGCCTGCCCCTGGGGTTGGCCTGATAGGCTGCGCGCGAAAGAAGCTCTTTCTCCGCTCTGCCACAGCGGGGCTTCGCAGAGATGCGAGCAGGCGTGCGCGGTCCTTGTCCATCGTCGGGAGCTTGTCTTTGACATTATCGTAGTGGGCACGCAGCCGATTGAGGGTGTCAAAGGCCAAGTTGATCTTCGGGACGCGCGTGGCATCTCTGAAGACGTTGCGCAGCACATCCGTGTACCGCTGGCGGCCCGGGACGTGCAGCGGGCCAGAGACGCCAAGCACCGCTTGCAGCTCGTTGTTGCATGGGAACAGTACCTTCAGCACCGGCTCCTTGTCAAGGCGGCTGACTTCGCGGTAGAGACTGCGGTAGAGGGAGCGCACTACAGCGGGCGAGACGGCCGGGACGGAAGATGCAGTGGCAGGTCGTTTCGCAATGTCCTTGGTGGTGGGTTTCGTGCTTGTTGTCGCGACCCGAAGTAGGCAGCTACGCGTGAGCATGATGGCGAGGTGCTCCGTACGAGCGGCGGCTACGCGGCAGATGATTACGCAAGGGCAGTAAACAGATGCGCACACGAGACGGAAACAGAGAGAagcaaggaaaagaaggagaTGGCTGCGGATGGTCCCACGACGTGGTCCAGCGAGTCAACAGCACGCACAAGAGCGATGCGGTTGTGCGGACGCGCGAGAGAAGCCTGTGCTCTGGCTAGTCACTGCCCAACGCCCAGGATATATATGCAGAgagtggagggggggagagTACAAATGCAAGCAGCGCTCTGCTCGCAACGATGGCTGCAAATCCTGCTGCCGGTGCTACTGCCACCCCGTGGAGAACACACCCTTCTTCACTTTCCCAGGACGCAGAAAGACGGACAGCCACAGAGGCGTCTGCGGGTGTTAACTCAAGCGGCAATCAGATAACCCAGGAAAGAGATGGACTGTGCAGTGAAGCAATATCGTGCAACTGTGACAAACACAAACTGAGGCAGAGGTGGCAACAGCTGCAGATAGGGCAGTTGTGGTGCACCATCGGCGAGTGAGTTCGCCATCCCGCCCAACACACAGGCAGGGGAGTGCGGCGAGACGGTGTCGAGATGCGGCGCCAGACCAAGACGAAGGAGCAGACAGTAGAGGAGAATGGAAGGTAAGAAGTGAGGTGCGCGCCAACCCCAAAGTCACGGCGGATGATAACGGCGTGCCAGAGATGTGGCAGTGCAGCATGGACCTGCCAGCTCAAGCAGGCGAAGCTAGCGACTCTCTTCACCTTACGAGAGAAGACAGAAAGGAGCAGATCAGGACGGGGCTGGCGCTTTTCCATGCTTCCAACGACCTTcacagggaggagggggagcggtgGTTTTGCATGCGACCATGACTCACGCTTCCATGGACGCACGCCGACAAGTACGCAGGGAAACCGAAGGAAgcgcagccaccaccgcccccgcACGCAGTGCCGCGCGCCGTTCTCTTGTTCACTCCGTTTCACATtcaaacaaaaaggaaagaatCACAAAACAGAAAtcagaggcacacacgcatacaacacgtgcgtgcgcacgcgcgcgtacacgtctgtgcgcgtctgcgcaaACAACAGCGACAAGCTCTTCTTGTTCCTCCCTCTGCTCATCAGAACGCGGCCGAGAGCGGCTGAGAGGAGTGAGGAGAGAGGTGAGTGGGCGGGAGAGGCGAACACACGGCCGACGAGACACCCGCCCAAGGTCAATACAGCCAACGTGTATCCCGAGGATGGCGCGGCCCTGCggcctcggcgctgctccctCCACTTCTCGCTCGTTTTCCCTCGCCTACCACGCCGTCCggcacgagcagcgcgcggccATTACTCGGCGTCGGAGATGGACCACACGCGGATCAGGTTGTCCTTGTGACCGGAGTACAGAGTGTTGCCGTCGGCGGACCAGGCAATGGAGATGCACTCGGACGGCTTCGCGCCGTCCGGCGTCAGCTCCGCAATCACAGCCTTGCTCTCCAGGTCGTACACGGACAGAGACCTCTCCGTCGCGACGCACATCCAGAAGCGGTTGGGCGAGAAGGCGATCTGGTTGATGGGCGACTCCACGTTGATCTTGAACAGCTGCTCGCCGGTGCTCAGGtcccacagcagcgccgcgccgtcctTGCCGCCGGACGCGCACAGCGACCCGTCTGGCGACACCGTCACCGTGGACACGTAGTTGCTGTGGCCCTTGAGCGTGCGCTCACACTTGCCCCCGTTCACGTTCCATACCTTGATGGTGTTGTCCCAGCTGCCGGACACCACGATCGGATgctccagcgacggcgagaaACAGATGCTGCTCACCCAGTCCTCGTGGCCGTCGCGCAGGAACTCGTGCATGCACTCGCCCGCCACGTTCCACACGCGGATCACGTTGTCGCGGCCCGCGGACACGATCAGGCGGTCGTCCGGCgagaaggcgacggcgagcacgtCCTTGGTGTGCTTCAGGAACTTGCGCTGGCACTGGCCATTGCGCAGGTCCCACATGCGGATGGAGCGGTCCCAGGACGCGGTCAGCGCGTAGTCGGTGGCGTGGGCCAGCGACACACACGACACGAAGCCGGTGTGGCCCTCGAGGCGGTGGCTCGGCAGACCGTAGTCGCTGTCCACGCTGTGGCGGTCGGGGTTGGCTTTCCACGAGATGGCCGTGCCATCGCGCGACGTCGACACCACCTTGATGTACGACCCCGCCTGCTGCGGGCAGGCCAGGGAGGTGACCCATCCGCGGTGGCCCTTCAGGTGACCCTCGTAGTTCATGGTGAAGCGAAGTGGAGTGGGAAGAAGCTTAtctgccgcgcgcgcgggaggaggggtggggtggggtgggggcacaACAGGACGAAGAGAACGCGAAGGTAGTGAGAGAAGGAACGCAGGGagggtgtgcgcatgtgtgtgtgtgtgtgtgcatgtgatTCGCGCGGGGTGGGCAAGAGCGGAAAGCGAGCACGACGGCGGGGACAGGTGGAGAGATCACAAACGGCAACGGAGAGttcgtgtgcttgcgtgtggaGAACATAAGGGATGGGCCGACGCATACCGAACCGCGCGATTCAAGACTGAGGGCACGCCATGTACACCAACATGTTAACGGGTGGTTCTCTGCAGGGAGCGCACGATCacccgttgctgctgcgtcttccTGGTTCAGTTGTCGGGACAGCAGCAGTTGCTCAGGTGCGTAGGCGCCCAGCGACGCAGTTCTactgcaca is a genomic window containing:
- the LACK1 gene encoding activated protein kinase c receptor (LACK), coding for MNYEGHLKGHRGWVTSLACPQQAGSYIKVVSTSRDGTAISWKANPDRHSVDSDYGLPSHRLEGHTGFVSCVSLAHATDYALTASWDRSIRMWDLRNGQCQRKFLKHTKDVLAVAFSPDDRLIVSAGRDNVIRVWNVAGECMHEFLRDGHEDWVSSICFSPSLEHPIVVSGSWDNTIKVWNVNGGKCERTLKGHSNYVSTVTVSPDGSLCASGGKDGAALLWDLSTGEQLFKINVESPINQIAFSPNRFWMCVATERSLSVYDLESKAVIAELTPDGAKPSECISIAWSADGNTLYSGHKDNLIRVWSISDAE